A single window of Sphingobium sp. SCG-1 DNA harbors:
- the plsY gene encoding glycerol-3-phosphate 1-O-acyltransferase PlsY, translating into MPSSSFAPLLAVLVGYLLGSIPFGLLITRFSGEGDLRKIGSGNIGATNVLRTGRKGLAALTLVFDLAKGMAAVAIGHMIDPAHGALICGLMAFVGHCYPVWLRFAGGKGVATMMGVVLALHWPSGLLFAGVWIAALLLSRRSSVGGMSAAVSAPIGAWAMGHPMLAQAFAGMTAIVLWRHRANIARLIAGTEPKVGKKG; encoded by the coding sequence ATGCCATCCTCTTCGTTCGCGCCCCTGCTTGCCGTCCTGGTCGGATATCTGCTCGGGTCCATTCCGTTCGGCTTGCTGATTACCCGGTTTTCCGGTGAGGGCGACTTGCGGAAAATCGGTTCGGGGAACATCGGTGCGACCAATGTCCTGCGGACAGGCCGCAAAGGATTGGCGGCGCTGACCCTGGTGTTCGATCTGGCCAAAGGAATGGCCGCAGTCGCCATCGGTCACATGATCGATCCAGCGCATGGGGCGCTGATCTGCGGCCTGATGGCGTTCGTTGGTCATTGCTATCCCGTCTGGTTGCGCTTTGCCGGGGGCAAGGGCGTGGCGACGATGATGGGCGTGGTCCTGGCGCTGCATTGGCCAAGTGGTCTGCTGTTTGCGGGCGTGTGGATAGCCGCCTTGCTGCTCTCGCGGCGGTCGTCGGTCGGCGGGATGTCGGCGGCGGTCAGCGCGCCGATCGGCGCCTGGGCGATGGGCCATCCCATGCTTGCGCAGGCGTTTGCCGGGATGACGGCAATCGTGCTGTGGCGGCACCGCGCCAACATTGCGCGACTGATAGCGGGCACGGAACCCAAAGTCGGCAAGAAAGGCTGA